The sequence AAGAGAGTTTTTACTATAGAGTTCCTCACTCCGATAGGTAGAATACAAGAACCAGTCTTGGCAGTACAAATTAGAGTAAAACTTTACCGTAGTTAATTAAAGGGATTCATCGCCTGTCGGATTAGAATTTTCTATTGATGAGGCACTAGCGTTACTCACGCCAGAGTTGTAATCGATCATTGGAGGAATTGAGGGGTTCCTCTCGAAGGCCATGAATACATTCAAACGAAAACCTTCAGCTTGTTGACCTTTCTCTTTAAAGTCTCTTCGGTTGATTCcgagtatttttcatttctctacTGTTGgcgatttttcgaaaatttttacCAACACAGAAAAATCCCCctaaatttatttctatctATTGATTAGTTGGGCCTCTGGGCCCCTCTTCCCATTTTCCCGCAATAAACAATTCCAGTTGTATCGCACAGGGGGCGCCACAACTTCAGGAACGGGATAAGGACCTCCGGTAGCAGGAATAGTCCGTCCGTATGACTCACAATGAGCTCCCCAGAGACATATAAAGCACAAACTTGAATCATTACCTGAGGATATTGACCCATTGTTATCGTAATTCACGCCCTCAGCACGAATAATCCATTCCCGCAAATACAGCTGGAGATTAACTCATGCACAGTCTGTATTTATGAACATCAACGTGATTATTATCATAGCAGGCATTACAATCCTGCTTTCCAATTCCAATGATTTCGGTGGGATTGATAATGCGAGAGGGCCCTTTGTCCTGACAAATACTCATCGACAATGCCAAATACACGCTCTCAATCTAAATTGGAAATTGTTAATACCATTGACAACGCGAGCCAATACACACTGCAGGTCGTCTTTGCCAATTTCGAATAGTCTCGTCATAAAAATCTCACCGCTGAGTACTAGAAGTCATGTGAACCTACGCAGAGGAAAAACAGTTCCGGTACGGGCTTCCGGTTTTGATTATCCCTGCTCCTACTTTAACACTTCTTTCAAACTCCCCACTCACCCTCCTCCTCACTCCTATCCACCTCATTCGAACTCCCCTATTTCCatcgtcaaaaaaaaaacccgtaTTGTCCGTTCTCCCATATCGTGGCTTCGCTCATTCGCTTTCCTTTGCGTGGTCACGGTACTTGAATCACGTGGGACCTGGAGTATTACCCAGCAGATTTCACAGAGCATGTACCCGTTGACCTCGACGAATTGGACatcaaagggaaaatttaatcTGTGTATAGATGGGAGGAAAAAATGCCAGACTGCTTGGAATATGTCAGCTTATCGGGTGCAATTAATTCGATGGGATTTTTACGATCCCATTAACTGGATTGTGTCAAGGTTATTAGCTTTCTTGAATCTACATATTTCTGATTGAACTCAATTATCGACgtgtgaatttaatttcacagATAGTGACGCGGTCACGTAGAAATtagacaaaaaaatgtttttctataaaaaaatcacgagaacaaaatgttttaaaaaataaattttgtacgCCCGAATCATTTTGTCGTTGTTGGGCGAGCCAACGTATGTATCAGCCCCAACACCCGGCCGAGCACAATGCTCCTATTCAGGAgcacgaataaaaataaatctggTCCCCCtcctattttttttgaaaccacCAAGTGTTACTGTTCGTTAGTCCCAGTGTAGCACCTGCACCCTCAGGTGAATCAGAGGATCCACCAAATGCACACCTGCTTCAAATCGACTTGTGCAACAGGTTTCGTCCTCACTACTTTAGGATACAACTGTACCTGTTGAGTTTGGCTTCATATGCACTTGCATACCATTATTTCCAACCATAACGAAAAGCCCGGATATACGGCTCAGCGATTGCCATTAGTAATATCGTATTTGAGGGACCTCCAAGACTCTGTTCATTGTTCTTGATTTAGAGCTCGTGAAGGGCACTATCTGTATCTAAACGTCCACTCGTacttaatatttcaatttatttgggCCGTTGTAATTGGAAATTCTACTGGAGATTTTTTAAGACGACTTTATCACGTTATGCCAGAGGATGGAGATCGTGTGGCGACCATTATCTCGAGGTCCTCAGATTACGCCACatcggtgaaaaaaattggcagACGTGTCCcaaccaaaaattaattccaagtCCTCCACTgctattataattaattggcACAGGTATTGAGATTATAAAGTCCCTCACAAAAGCTACTTCTGCTGAGAAACATTGAATTCTACGGAATACACCCCCTCCCTGAATGCTACtatgaattaaattcattttccataaCATGAGCCTTGAACCTAAAATGTAACCCACAACTGTGAACCCACTGGAGTAGGTGAAGACCGGATGAAGACGAGGTCTAACGTCTCTAGAGTCCGTACCTTCACCTCTTCTGAGGCACACGGGTTTACACAAGGTCCCTCTCACGATCGGTAACAAAACACTAGTATAATTTCACGGCTTGGCAATGACCCCCCGAATCTGTTTCAATCATGGAAAAGCATGGAGTAGACGACGAAGGGTTCACCACCAAGGGTAATTACTTCCCGGAAGCCGTCAACACATATTGAAGTTGCCAACATAAACGGTGCTAACATCCACCTTTCATGTTCAACCATTTCAACTGCAGATGAATAACGCAGTACCATAGCTGGggacaattgaataaaatttatttacctgGATTGCACTGTTGAGGAAGCAGTTATTCTGGCCAGGTTTATTCAGCAGTCCTTTGGTGCCATTGAAGCTTGTGTTGTGATCATCACCACTCAGCTGATCATTCTGGATCTGGCCCGGATGCTGGGCATgctgatgaattattttcgaATGGTGGGGCGACTGCAAGTACTTGGAGTAATTGAGTGTCGTGTCAGACTCCATTTCCTGGTGCAGCAATTCCATCATCGTCATTGTGGCAGACTCTTACGTTATctgaagagaataaaaatatcaactgCATTAGATATCCCAGGCGAATGGTTGAATTttcaagagaatttttttctagggCGAATTAGGAGCAATTCCATTTGAAGGCAGGCTTTGCTGTGCTATCGCACGCAGCTAGCGGCTGCCCTCCCTTCTGTATACGTTGCTGTACTCACCTAGATAGCATCATTGCGTGCAAAAAATATGTGATTAGCTTAGATGCACCAGACAATTAAACTGGCACACCTCGTCGGAAGGGAAGCACAAGGGAAGCAGACTATTCCCATGCAGGCGCCTCATCAAATCACCAGTTATGAATAGCAATTCGGTGGAGGTTTGTTAATAGCAAGCAGTGGGAACCATGAGAAAGGACTATATTTTTAACATCAAGTTAACGGGGAAATTAATCGCCGAAGAAAGTgacgattttttgtttaacgTAGAAAGCCTCAAATTTCtcgattcattaattttaatcgtGGGCTCGATTGCCAATTTCTTTATCCTCCTGGCACTCGCAGTGGGAAAATCGGTTCATAATTCCACGGGTTCTTACATCTTCAGTCTGACTGTCTCCAATATCGTTTCGCTACTAGATATTCTAGAGGACGTCCTCCAGAACAATTACGACATGGAAATTTATCTCGATCGAGCTTATACTGATCGAATTGTTTTCCAGAGTTCGCTGCTTACGATTATTGTATTCAGTATCGATCGATATCTCGCGATTTGTTGTCGTGATTCTACCCAGcaaaaaaatctatcaaaaACTACTGTAGCAATCAAAGCCGTGTTCATTATTTGGGCATTCGCAACTGTAACAGCGGCATTTGAACTTCAtctttatgaattatttcgaGGAGAGACTGGCGTTGcagtttatgtattttttacaACAATGTATCTGATCCAGTTTTGTGGAGGTGCTATCGGTTTGAATGTATTAACATTCAATGCACTACGTGGAAGGGATCGACCGAACGATGTTCAGCGGCCTCACGAAGCGGACGCTTTTCGATTATTGGGTAATATCAGGAAGAGTGGGAGTATGGATACCTGACTCATTAATATTTTGAGAATCACTTTAATTGCTCAATTACACTCTTGATAAGGGGAGTTAATTCTCTTTAATCAAAAtaatgtggatttttttaccgCTCGGGTGCTTTCGTCAAGTCCGCAAAGTGATAAGAAAATACTAAAAGaacgtatttttttcagtgggAATTATTTCCGTTTTTGTAATAACAATACTACCAGATACAATTACAACGATACTTTACTATGTCCCGTTGACCAGTTGCTGTAAATTCTTCACCATGTGTGCAACATActatctaaaaaaattttcaattatcatgGGACCAATCGTCTGGACTTGTACGTGCCAATTGCTGAGAAAAGCCTTACGGGTGAGACCATTTTCGATATTGCCCAATATgtcgttaaaaataatttgtctgACGTAAATTACCCTTACAGATCGTTGTGACATGTACatgtactaaaaaaaatcgagtaaatttttcaactcgaAATAAAACCTTCTAATCCTCTCAATCAAAAGACGAGagctcataaataaatatcaagaTATTCTGGCACGGATATTATTACTTGATATCGAATGATGAATCTCCGCCTCTCCACGGTTGAATTAATAAAGTAAATTTATAGAATCGATAGATACGGTAACATAGATTCCTGTTGTTAAATTTGACGAATCACTTCGGAATGAAGGCGTCACTTAAAAATCGATTATGCATTACGCTTTCACGAGGCATCGATGAATTCCAAGAATCACTCCTGGAATTATTCAAAGAATATAACTATTTTTCTATCTCTCGAAGACATAATAATTTTAGGCACACGCACACTGCCACAACTATGCGCCAAGAATATATTATATTGCGTAGCCGATGAACTTATGAACCGACAATTCCACCTATAGGACAGATAGCTGATGAAAATCATTGGACAATCGTGCATTCAAACAAtgtaaaatcaaataaaacgaGAAATCCTGGAAATGTGCGGCGaatgtttttaattcaaaCATTCAACGTTTATCCGGTGTATAATTCACCGGAATGTCAGGAGATGCAGTTATATCCAATAGAATATACAGATGATGGTGTACGGGCTCATAACATGAAAGGAATACCTACATAATTCAAAACCACAGCAAAACAAGTGGCAAATGGCTCTTGTGTTTTATACACCAGTTATTTTACGAATAGACGAAAAACACGAACAGTTATTTGCTACATTATTGTCCTCCATCATATGTATAAACTTTCTGGTATGAATACTGCAAAATATTCACAAAAGTCCCAAACAAATTCACATGAAAGTCAGTAAAATATCCAGGACCAGCACTGGAATTTGATCAGGGCCACCAATTAGCACCTCTATTCCCGTGCCAGcatgaattaattagaaaaaaaattgcaatatttACCATAATCCTCGGCATCACCCTAGCAGCTCCAGGTCTTCAATGTCGTGCAACAAGTGAGTGGTTATTTTCCCGGTTGAAAACTTTGTCACTCTTCCACTGTCGATTCGATAAATTCGATAAACACAATTCAATTCAGTTCGTCAGcacattttttcacttcaacGCATTTCATTACAATTGTCACACAGTAATCACCAACAGGGTATCAAATGTTGTTAACTCATTGGACAACAGGTACATCCACAGACGAGGGGATGATTGTCCGTCGATAGTCAAACTTCTCATTGCTGTCAACAACAAATAGTTGGACGTCACTTCACTGCCATGTACGACGCGAGAGTCCTCAATGTGTACCGCTGATACACTGGGCCCGGCCCCATGTTACTTCCAGCTCGGAAGGCAGGAGTTGAGCAAGATGGCTTCTACTATGCTGCCTCACGATTGGGCGCAACAGCATACAGTAGTCAACATCGTGCCACAACTTTCCTCACAGTATGGCCTCTTTTTTTTACGAGGAACATACCGGGCTATACACGAgtatatgtacatatatacCATGTAATGGTTTGTTGTATGACAGGGAATATTATGATATTCCggacaataattcatttgaccGAATGAAATGAGTTCGATGCTGATGTTTACACGAATGTTCTCCATTGTTTGCACAATTGTTCCTCGACAATGTTTATTGCTGCTGAATGTATGTGACATTCCCAAGGTGGCATGTGCTTGGACATTTGACATGTCCATTCCACAGTTA comes from Diachasmimorpha longicaudata isolate KC_UGA_2023 chromosome 12, iyDiaLong2, whole genome shotgun sequence and encodes:
- the LOC135167958 gene encoding uncharacterized protein LOC135167958; amino-acid sequence: MRKDYIFNIKLTGKLIAEESDDFLFNVESLKFLDSLILIVGSIANFFILLALAVGKSVHNSTGSYIFSLTVSNIVSLLDILEDVLQNNYDMEIYLDRAYTDRIVFQSSLLTIIVFSIDRYLAICCRDSTQQKNLSKTTVAIKAVFIIWAFATVTAAFELHLYELFRGETGVAVYVFFTTMYLIQFCGGAIGLNVLTFNALRGRDRPNDVQRPHEADAFRLLGNIRKSGRELILFNQNNVDFFTARNVFFSVGIISVFVITILPDTITTILYYVPLTSCCKFFTMCATYYLKKFSIIMGPIVWTCTCQLLRKALRVRPFSILPNMSLKIICLT